The following proteins come from a genomic window of Trifolium pratense cultivar HEN17-A07 linkage group LG4, ARS_RC_1.1, whole genome shotgun sequence:
- the LOC123881498 gene encoding transmembrane protein 45B-like isoform X1: protein MGSFIGHILPGTLFLLVGVWHIWSSVVRYVSNPKTFRVCVWNPVPGFDGKFKHLELYVISIGAFIDLCVELLIATQLKFFVGGILNSTYLNNFEHSGMLLMFFIFGVVTLLSEKTRYVPLPEGALCLIAGTAFTAEYLLFNFHSTTHKGLEGYYHVLLAFLIGLCVLSSIAGALLPTSFPVDLCKGIGITLQGIWFYQTAFVLYGPMLPAGCSMKDNIITCHSKESEIRGELFANVQLFFAVLAVHVGTIASFGFAASRYGNFEELAPN, encoded by the exons ATGGGATCTTTCATAGGTCATATTTTGCCAGGAACCTTATTTCTTCTAGTTGGAGTATGGCATATATGGTCCTCTGTGGTGAGGTATGTATCGAATCCTAAGACATTCCGAGTTTGTGTCTGGAATCCAGTACCGGGATTTGATGGGAAGTTCAAACACTTGGAACTCTATGTTATTTCAATCGGTGCTTTCATTGACTTATGCGTTGAGCTTTTAATTGCAACACAACTCAAGTTTTTTGTTGGTGGAATCTTGAATTCTACTTACTTGAATAACTTTGAGCACTCAGGAATGCTTCTCATGTTTTTTATCTTCGGTGTTGTTACCCTGCTCTCAGAAAAGACAAG ATATGTTCCCTTGCCAGAAGGTGCACTTTGTTTGATTGCTGGCACAGCATTCACTGCGGAGTATCTTCTATTTAACTTTCACTCAACAACACACAAAGGCCTAGAAGGCTATTATCATGTCCTCCTCGCCTTCTTGATTGGTCTTTGTGTTTTATCTTCAATTGCTGGAGCCCTTCTTCCAACCAGTTTCCCGGTCGATTTATGTAAGGGCATTGGCATAACACTGCAAGGAATATGGTTCTATCAGACAGCCTTTGTTCTCTACGGCCCTATGCTACCGGCCGGTTGTAGCATGAAGGACAATATTATCACATGTCATTCGAAGGAGAGTGAGATTCGTGGTGAATTGTTTGCTAATGTTCAGCTCTTTTTCGCAGTCCTTGCCGTTCATGTAGGAACTATAGCATCCTTTGGGTTTGCAGCTTCAAGATATGGGAATTTTGAAGAACTCGCTCCTAATTAA
- the LOC123922881 gene encoding protein FAR1-RELATED SEQUENCE 11-like, translated as MTSEENNDASDWHLEALKDYTSIYADEHVSSLPFHEPQYELFPQVHNIDELVPFEGQIFNSDDDAYDFYSLFARKNGFSIRRDHVYRSCIHESEHNPMGVYKREFVCHRGGIVKQRKINEVESKRKRKSSKCNCMAKMLVAKRTIDLEEKWVITYFNNYHNHDLLDDKEVQFLPAYRNIPIADQSRILLLSKAGCAISLITRVLELEKGIDTGSLPFLDKDIRNFIQSQSSIGKENDASDVLKLCKSLKDIDDDFKYEFTIDENNKLEHIIWAFGDSIRAYETFGDVVVFDTTYRINRYDMPLGLWVGVDNHGNSIFFGCVLLRDEKIPSFTWALKNFLAFVQGKYPKTILTDQDLALKEAIAMELPNTKHAFCIWHIVSKLSSWFSFALGSRYNDFKQEFHRIMLIGDFM; from the exons ATGACATCTGAAGAAAATAATGATGCTAGTGATTGGCACTTGGAAGCTCTTAAAGATTATACTTCTATATATGCAGATGAACATGTAAGTTCTTTACCATTTCATGAACCACAATATGAACTCTTTCCACAAGTCCATAACATTGATGAGTTGGTTCCTTTTGAAGGACAAATATTTAACAGTGATGATGATGCTTAtgatttttattctttatttgcacGAAAAAATGGATTTTCGATTAGACGTGATCATGTTTATCGATCTTGTATACACGAGTCTGAGCATAATCCAATGGGTGTTTATAAAAGGGAATTTGTTTGTCATCGTGGTGGTATTGTTAAACAACGCAAAATTAATGAAGTGGAAAGTAAAAGGAAACGAAAATCATCAAAATGTAATTGTATGGCAAAAATGTTGGTTGCTAAGAGAACAATTGATTTAGAGGAAAAATGGGTGATTACATATTTCAACAATTATCACAATCATGATTTATTGGATGACAAAGAGGTTCAATTTCTTCCTGCTTATCGTAATATCCCAATTGCTGATCAAAGTCGTATTCTGTTGTTGTCGAAAGCTGGTTGCGCTATAAGTCTTATAACGAGAGTGCTTGAGTTAGAGAAAGGAATAGATACAGGTAGCCTACCATTTTTAGATAAAGATATTCGAAATTTTATTCAATCCCAAAGTAGTATTGGTAAAGAAAATGATGCTTCTGATGTTCTCAAATTATGCAAAAGTTTGAAAGATATTGATGATGACTTCAAATATGAGTTCACTATtgatgaaaataacaaattggAGCATATTATTTGGGCATTTGGTGATTCAATTAGAGCATATGAAACTTTTGGAGATGTTGTAGTTTTTGATACCACATATAGAATAAACCGTTATGATATGCCGCTTGGACTATGGGTTGGTGTTGATAATCATGGAAATTCCATTTTCTTTGGTTGTGTTCTATTGCGAGATGAGAAGATTCCATCTTTCACATGGGCTTTAAAg AATTTCCTTGCTTTTGTCCAAGGAAAATATCCAAAAACAATTCTTACAGACCAAGATCTCGCACTTAAGGAAGCCATTGCAATGGAATTGCCAAACACAAAACATGCATTTTGTATATGGCATATTGTTTCAAAGTTGTCAAGTTGGTTTTCTTTTGCGTTGGGTTCAAGATATAATGACTTTAAACAAGAGTTTCATAGGATTATGTTGATAGGAGATTTTATGTAG
- the LOC123881502 gene encoding P-loop guanosine triphosphatase YjiA-like has translation MVMNRYITLTNSVKTLFRFLQSPLQLRSITTLHSFVSREPIAPNFHNFYYGSFRHMSSAPTRVDEEASVDNRVPATIITGFLGSGKTTLLNHILTAQHGKRIAVIENEFGEVDIDGSLVASHSSVSGENIVMVNNGCLCCTVRGDLVKMLLELVRKKRDKFDHIVIETTGLAKPAPVIETFFTDELVSEYVKLDGVVTLVDCKHAMQHLNEVKPRFVVNEAVEQVAYADRIILNKIDLVAESELNILNKKIKHINGMAQIKQAKFGSVDIDFVLGVGGYDLHRIESEVDGECPSTASHSDDCGHGHKGHHHHHHDHVHDSAVSSVSIVAEGTLDRDEVEDWLERLVEEKGEDLYRMKGVLSVDGSEQRYVFQGVHSMLDDSLGKTWEPQEKRINKLVFIGRNLDETALRKGFKGCLV, from the exons ATGGTGATGAACAGATACATCACTCTAACAAATTCCGTCAAAACCCTTTTCCGATTTCTTCAATCACCCCTTCAACTCCGTTCTATCACAACCCTACATTCATTCGTTTCCCGCGAACCAATTGCTCCTAATTTTCATAACTTCTATTATGGAAGCTTCAGGCACATGTCTTCTGCCCCAACGCGCGTTGACGAAGAAGCTTCTGTTGATAATCGCGTTCCAGCTACTATTATAACTGGTTTTCTTGGCTCTGGAAAG ACTACTCTTCTGAATCATATTCTCACAGCCCAACATGGCAAGCGGATAGCTGTGATTGAAAATGAG TTTGGTGAGGTTGATATTGATGGATCATTGGTTGCTAGTCATTCTTCTGTGAGTGGTGAAAACATTGTCATGGTCAATAATGGCTGCCTATGCTGCACTGTGCGAGGAGATCTAGTTAAAATGCTGTTGGAGTTGGTTAGGAAAAAAAGAGACAAATTTGATCACATTGTTATTGAAACCACAG GTCTTGCTAAACCAGCCCCtgttattgaaacttttttcaCTGACGAACTAGTTTCTGAGTATGTTAAGCTGGATGGAGTTGTGACTTTAGTTGATTGCAAGCATGCCATGCAACATTTGAATGAGGTGAAACCAAGATTTGTGGTCAATGAGGCAGTTGAACAAGTTGCATATGCTGACCGAATCATTTTGAACAAG ATAGATTTGGTTGCTGAATCTGAGTTAAATATATTGAACAAGAAAATAAAG CACATCAATGGAATGGCACAAATTAAGCAAGCTAAATTTGGATCTGTTGACATAGACTTTGTTCTGGGTGTGGGAGGATATGATCTTCACAG AATTGAATCTGAGGTAGATGGAGAATGTCCCTCTACGGCGAGCCACTCAGATGATTGTGGACATG GACACAAAgggcatcatcatcatcatcacgaTCACGTGCATGATTCTGCTGTCTCTAGTGTCAGCATTGTTGCGGAGGGAACTCTTGATCGTGATGAG GTTGAAGATTGGCTTGAGAGATTGGTTGAAGAAAAGGGAGAAGACCTGTACAGAATGAAAGGTGTCTTGTCAGTGGATGGTTCTGAACAACGATACGTGTTTCAG GGGGTGCATTCGATGTTGGATGACAGCCTAGGAAAAACATGGGAACCCCAAGAAAAGAGGATAAACAAGCTTGTGTTCATTGGAAGGAATTTGGATGAAACTGCTCTCAGAAAAGGCTTCAAAGGTTGTTTAGTCTAG
- the LOC123922882 gene encoding uncharacterized protein LOC123922882 codes for MERGLRQGDPLSPFLFLLAAEGLNVLMESLVAGNLFEGYKIGETNTISVSHLQFADDTLLLGGKSWGNVRALRAGLVLFETMSGLKVNFNKSMLVGVNIPESWLGEAASALCCRVGKIPFVYLGLPIGGDSRRLSFWEPVLDRLKTRLSGWKSRFLSFGGRLAQITDRWQWQPDPDSGYTVRGAYELLTTFDSVTMDDAENLIWHSQVPLKVSIFAWRLLRDRLPTKSNLISRGILSSTAHLCISGCGEAESAHHLFISCSCFGSLWALVCSWIGVPLTSSTTIRDHFVQFTYLAGGSRARRSFLQLI; via the exons ATGGAGCGAGGCCTTAGACAAGGAGATCCTttatctccttttctttttcttttggctGCTGAGGGTTTGAATGTGTTGATGGAATCTTTGGTAGCGGGTAACTTATTTGAGGGGTATAAAATTGGGGAAACTAATACTATTTCGGTGTCGCATCTTCAGTTTGCGGATGATACTCTGCTTCTTGGGGGGAAAAGTTGGGGTAATGTACGGGCTTTGCGAGCTGGTCTAGTGTTGTTTGAGACTATGTCTGGTTTGAAGGTTAATTTTAACAAGAGTATGCTGGTGGGGGTGAATATTCCTGAATCCTGGTTAGGCGAAGCTGCGTCTGCTCTCTGTTGTAGAGTGGGAAAGATTCCTTTCGTTTATCTGGGGCTGCCTATTGGGGGTGATTCGCGGCGTCTGAGCTTTTGGGAACCGGTGTTGGATCGTTTAAAAACTCGATTATCGGGGTGGAAGAgtcgttttctttcttttggtggtcgtctg GCACAGATTACAGATAGATGGCAGTGGCAGCCAGATCCTGATTCAGGTTACACTGTTCGGGGAGCTTATGAGCTTTTGACTACTTTTGACTCAGTTACTATGGATGATGCGGAGAACCTCATTTGGCATTCACAGGTCCCATTGAAGGTCTCCATATTTGCGTGGCGTTTACTGCGGGACAGGTTGCCCACTAAGTCAAACCTGATCTCTCGAGGCATTTTATCTTCTACAGCACATTTATGTATTTCTGGATGTGGGGAAGCAGAGTCAGcacatcacttattcatttcgTGTAGTTgttttggttctctttgggctTTAGTTTGCTCTTGGATTGGCGTTCCACTGACGAGTTCTACTACTATCCGGGATCATTTCGTGCAGTTCACCTATTTAGCTGGAGGATCTCGAGCACGACGGTCTTTTTTGCAGCTTATCTAG
- the LOC123881498 gene encoding transmembrane protein 45A-like isoform X2: MGSFIGHILPGTLFLLVGVWHIWSSVVRYVSNPKTFRVCVWNPVPGFEGMLLMFFIFGVVTLLSEKTRYVPLPEGALCLIAGTAFTAEYLLFNFHSTTHKGLEGYYHVLLAFLIGLCVLSSIAGALLPTSFPVDLCKGIGITLQGIWFYQTAFVLYGPMLPAGCSMKDNIITCHSKESEIRGELFANVQLFFAVLAVHVGTIASFGFAASRYGNFEELAPN; encoded by the exons ATGGGATCTTTCATAGGTCATATTTTGCCAGGAACCTTATTTCTTCTAGTTGGAGTATGGCATATATGGTCCTCTGTGGTGAGGTATGTATCGAATCCTAAGACATTCCGAGTTTGTGTCTGGAATCCAGTACCGGGATTTGA AGGAATGCTTCTCATGTTTTTTATCTTCGGTGTTGTTACCCTGCTCTCAGAAAAGACAAG ATATGTTCCCTTGCCAGAAGGTGCACTTTGTTTGATTGCTGGCACAGCATTCACTGCGGAGTATCTTCTATTTAACTTTCACTCAACAACACACAAAGGCCTAGAAGGCTATTATCATGTCCTCCTCGCCTTCTTGATTGGTCTTTGTGTTTTATCTTCAATTGCTGGAGCCCTTCTTCCAACCAGTTTCCCGGTCGATTTATGTAAGGGCATTGGCATAACACTGCAAGGAATATGGTTCTATCAGACAGCCTTTGTTCTCTACGGCCCTATGCTACCGGCCGGTTGTAGCATGAAGGACAATATTATCACATGTCATTCGAAGGAGAGTGAGATTCGTGGTGAATTGTTTGCTAATGTTCAGCTCTTTTTCGCAGTCCTTGCCGTTCATGTAGGAACTATAGCATCCTTTGGGTTTGCAGCTTCAAGATATGGGAATTTTGAAGAACTCGCTCCTAATTAA
- the LOC123881501 gene encoding isoflavone reductase homolog, translating to MGKSKVLVVGGTGYIGRRIVKASLEQGHETYVIQRPELGLQIEKLQRLLSFKKQGAHIVEASFSDHKSLVDAIKKVDVVISAISGVHIRTHSIGLQIKLVDAIKEAGNVKRFLPSEFGLDPARMGHALEPGRVTFDDKMAVRKAIEEANIPFTYISANLFAGYFAGSLSQMGSFVPPRDKVHLFGDGSLKAIFLDEYDVATYTIKTIDDPRTLNKTVYLRPQDNILSQGELIGIWEKLIGKELEKTYIPPEGFLTTLKGLDFKLQVAIGHFYHIFYEGCLTNFEIGEGGEEASKLYPEVNYTRMDEYLKAYV from the exons ATGGGAAAGAGCAAGGTTCTAGTAGTGGGAGGAACAGGTTACATAGGAAGAAGAATAGTGAAAGCAAGTTTAGAACAAGGACATGAAACATATGTGATTCAAAGGCCAGAGTTAGGTCTTCAAATTGAGAAGCTTCAAAGGCTTCTTTCATTCAAGAAACAAGGGGCTCATATTGTTGAAGCATCTTTTTCAGATCATAAGAGCCTTGTTGATGCTATCAAGAAGGTTGATGTTGTCATTAGTGCTATCTCAGGTGTTCATATTAGGACTCATAGTATTGGTTTGCAAATTAAACTTGTTGATGCCATCAAAGAAGCTGGTAATGTTAAG CGTTTCTTGCCTTCGGAATTTGGGCTAGACCCAGCAAGAATGGGACATGCATTGGAGCCAGGAAGGGTAACATTTGATGACAAAATGGCTGTAAGAAAAGCAATAGAGGAAGCTAACATTCCTTTTACTTACATCTCCGCTAACCTTTTTGCTGGATACTTTGCCGGCAGCCTCTCTCAGATGGGGTCATTTGTTCCTCCAAGAGACAAGGTTCATCTCTTTGGAGATGGCTCACTCAAAG CTATTTTTCTGGATGAATATGATGTTGCAACATATACAATCAAGACAATTGATGATCCTCGAACCTTAAACAAAACAGTATATCTTAGACCACAAGATAACATTCTCTCCCAAGGAGAACTGATTGGaatttgggagaaacttattGGAAAGGAGCTGGAGAAAACATATATACCTCCTGAGGGCTTTCTTACAACTTTGAAAG GTTTGGATTTTAAACTTCAAGTAGCAATTGGACACTTCTATCATATTTTCTATGAAGGTTGTTTAACAAACTTTGAAATTGGAGAAGGTGGAGAAGAAGCATCAAAGCTTTACCCTGAGGTGAATTACACACGCATGGATGAGTACCTAAAAGCTTATGtgtaa
- the LOC123881500 gene encoding cadmium-induced protein AS8 → MIIKGLFRRYQKWNPVHPTYGAFYGMGFGIGCGVGWGPGFGPEVVGYVGAGCGIGFNVGITLVGFGIGLPANVIFAAPYNALLATKSTALKLARSGGHHSGAQTEGDVWIRNVPSVSDFQREAGEKFSCFRQKYLSINGTDFFDMKNSLPLITTSACKSIQAFQDQLFFPRKGKD, encoded by the exons ATGATTATAAAGGGTTTGTTTAGAAGATATCAAAAATGGAACCCTGTGCATCCAACTTATGGAGCATTTTATGGAATGGGTTTCGGCATAGGTTGTGGTGTTGGATGGGGTCCTGGATTTGGTCCTGAAGTTGTTGGTTATGTCGGAGCTGGTTGTGGCATTGGATTCAATGTTGGTATCACTCTTGTTGGATTTGGAATTGGTCTTCCGGCTAACGTCATTTTTGCAGCTCCTTATAATG CTCTTTTGGCAACAAAAAGCACTGCATTGAAGTTAGCACGTTCCGGCGGTCATCATTCTGGTGCACAAACAGAAGGGGATGTTTGGATTAGAAATGTACCTTCTGTGTCTGATTTTCAAAGAGAAGCTGGTGAAAAGTTCTCTTGCTTTCGGCaaaaatatttatcaatcaATGGAACTGATTTCTTTGACATGAAGAACAGTTTGCCTTTAATTACTACGTCTGCTTGTAAAAGTATACAAGCATTTCAGGACCAGTTGTTTTTCCCTCGTAAAg GAAAAGATTGA